A region of Liolophura sinensis isolate JHLJ2023 chromosome 8, CUHK_Ljap_v2, whole genome shotgun sequence DNA encodes the following proteins:
- the LOC135473093 gene encoding uncharacterized protein LOC135473093, producing MADGSCRASSRLPPALFPLLLLLESSTMLAMSTVDYTNTVVSDEPPMLGECMQILEPSYHKIFDLEQICQNLELYLACYVLDVQEAAAFYPGPLPLDLFHDVHSMKLAYRGVCLDLLAITPNRHCVQEKEPELMKCNEDLNAVSSLLDHNFYDVYESTTYLCRAFQKHASCESLAFSSCDAGMGRAMANFYIAALPTTCKIMLGVNSKYDDIIFGPFWMGIPVECFPEDRETDPASLGTTLNKLCRYYETFIPCLQQVVERRNRTGLLYELGSYDLFDSESQLNAYGAFCPIVNDLGEDLECVQDPNVTVSEACNNDYSEATYELETPELSFQDKRIIMCKATAELLRCEQQAYTSCTDQVKTAYNNYNVAVLPSWCKQVAGISSEFDELPVEKTTKKVRKTTKKIKNYKKPKTTTLTERVTMTESLTDVKTFTTELPATADVSQTLSPPEFMPAYTTDNGQQALRTIPSLALLLIGAALIFT from the exons TACTGCTCCTGGAATCCTCAACGATGCTGGCCATGTCCACGGTGGACTACACAAATACTGTAGTATCCGATGAGCCGCCGATGCTAGGAGAATGCATGCAGATTCTTGAGCCTTCGTATCACAAGATCTTTGATCTGGAGCAAATATGCCA AAACTTGGAGCTTTACTTGGCGTGTTACGTTCTTGACGTACAGGAAGCCGCTGCCTTTTACCCCGGGCCATTGCCTCTTGACCTCTTCCACGATGTCCACTCGATGAAACTAGCGTACCGGGGAGTGTGCCTCGATCTGCTAG CGATAACCCCAAATCGTCACTGTGTTCAGGAGAAGGAACCAGAACTAATGAAGTGTAATGAGGACCTGAACGCCGTCAGCTCTCTTCTGGACCATAATTTTTACGATGTGTACGAATCAACAACATATTTATGTAG AGCGTTCCAGAAACACGCCAGCTGTGAGAGCTTGGCGTTCTCATCGTGCGATGCCGGTATGGGGCGAGCCATGGCCAACTTCTACATCGCGGCACTACCCACGACCTGCAAGATTATGCTCGGTGTGAACTCCAAGTACGACGACATCATCTTTGGTCCTTTTTGGATGGGCATTCCTGTAGAATGTTTCCCGGAAGACAGAGAAACCGACCCTGCGTCCTTGGGGACAACCTTGAACAAACTGTGCAG ATATTATGAGACGTTTATTCCGTGTCTCCAACAAGTGGTCGAGAGGAGAAATCGTACAGGACTTTTGTACGAGTTGGGGTCATATGACTTGTTCGACTCTGAATCTCAGCTAAACGCCTACGGAGCATTTTGTCCTATTGTGAATG ATCTTGGGGAGGACTTGGAATGTGTACAAGACCCCAATGTGACTGTGTCGGAAGCTTGTAACAACGACTACAGCGAAGCAACGTACGAGTTAGAGACACCAGAGCTATCATTCCAAGACAAGCGTATTATCATGTGCAA AGCAACTGCTGAACTGTTGCGATGCGAACAGCAAGCGTACACATCATGTACTGATCAAGTGAAAACGGCCTACAACAACTACAATGTGGCAGTTTTACCGAGCTGGTGTAAGCAAGTGGCAGGTATCTCTTCTGAATTTGATGAGTTGCCAGTtgagaaaacaacaaagaaagtaagaaaaaccacaaagaaaatcaaaaactatAAAAAACCTAAAACAACGACTCTAACCGAAAGAGTTACCATGACGGAGAGCCTGACTGATGTTAAAACATTCACGACAGAATTGCCTGCCACGGCCGATGTCTCCCAAACACTGTCGCCACCGGAATTCATGCCAGCTTACACGACGGATAACGGCCAGCAAGCGTTGCGGACTATCCCCTCTCTGGCTCTTCTTCTGATTGGCGCTGCTCTGATCTTCACGTGA
- the LOC135473716 gene encoding ficolin-1-A-like: MSFPVYCDMTTDGGGWLVFQRRIDGTEDFNRNWTAYENGFGNREKEFWLGNYKLYMLTSQGKYHLRVDLEDFEFNKAFAKYSQFSVAGPMDDYRLTLSGFTGSKIPLVRDTFAPIHSNHTFSTKDYGDKIICANSYNGGWWFNHCHAVHLNGVYRLQNIENAAFANGIIWSGWKGNGYSLKFSEMKFRPVK, encoded by the exons ATGTCCTTCCCGGTGTACTGTGACATGACCACGGACGGGGGAGGCTGGTTG GTTTTCCAGAGGCGTATAGACGGAACGGAAGATTTCAACAGAAACTGGACGGCTTACGAGAATGGATTCGGCAATCGCGAGAAGGAATTCTGGCTTG GTAATTACAAACTTTACATGCTGACGTCACAGGGCAAGTACCATCTGCGCGTGGATTTAGAAGACTTCGAGTTTAACAAAGCATTTGCGAAGTACAGTCAGTTTTCTGTGGCCGGGCCGATGGACGACTACAGACTGACGTTGTCTGGTTTCACCGGAAGCAAGATTCCCCTCGTCA GGGACACCTTCGCTCCTATTCACAGTAACCACACGTTTTCCACGAAGGACTATGGTGATAAAATCATTTGCGCAAACTCGTACAATGGGGGCTGGTGGTTCAACCATTGTCACGCCGTCCATCTGAATGGGGTGTACCGCTTACAGAACATTGAGAACGCCGCCTTCGCCAACGGCATCATCTGGAGCGGCTGGAAGGGCAACGGCTACTCCCTCAAGTTTTCTGAGATGAAGTTCAGACCTGTCAAGTAA